A portion of the Geminocystis sp. M7585_C2015_104 genome contains these proteins:
- a CDS encoding cysteine synthase A, whose product MDIKNGFPGTIGNTPLIRINSFSEETGCEILGKAEFLNPGGSVKDRAALYIIQDAEKKGLLKPGGTVVEGTAGNTGIGLAHICNAKGYKCLIIIPETQSQEKIDLLRTLGAEVRTVPAVPYRDPNNYVKLSGRIAAEMENAIWANQFDNLANRQAHYETTGPEIWAQTDGKIDAWVAATGTGGTFAGVTLFLKEKNPKIKCVLADPMGSGLYNYVKTGEVKVEGSSITEGIGNSRVTANLQGVPIDDAIRIDDQEAIRVLYQLLYKDGLFMGGSVGINVGAAVALAKQLGPGHTIVTVLCDGGARYQSRLYNPQWLKSKGFTVPQRANL is encoded by the coding sequence ATGGACATAAAAAATGGTTTCCCTGGTACCATAGGCAATACCCCCCTTATTCGTATCAATAGCTTTAGCGAGGAAACAGGATGTGAGATTCTGGGTAAGGCTGAATTTCTCAATCCAGGAGGCTCGGTAAAAGATAGGGCGGCATTGTATATAATCCAAGACGCAGAAAAAAAAGGACTCCTTAAACCTGGTGGCACTGTAGTAGAAGGTACTGCCGGTAATACGGGCATAGGTTTGGCACATATTTGTAACGCCAAGGGCTATAAATGTCTGATAATAATCCCAGAAACCCAGTCCCAGGAAAAAATCGACTTGTTGCGCACTCTAGGCGCGGAAGTGAGAACAGTACCAGCAGTACCCTATAGAGATCCTAACAATTATGTAAAATTGTCTGGTAGGATAGCCGCCGAAATGGAAAATGCTATCTGGGCCAACCAATTTGATAATCTAGCCAACCGACAAGCACACTACGAGACCACAGGGCCGGAAATTTGGGCTCAGACGGATGGTAAGATTGATGCCTGGGTAGCGGCAACTGGCACGGGTGGCACTTTCGCTGGAGTTACCCTCTTTTTAAAGGAAAAAAACCCTAAAATCAAATGTGTCCTAGCTGACCCCATGGGCAGTGGCCTGTATAATTATGTTAAAACAGGAGAGGTAAAAGTAGAAGGCAGTTCCATCACAGAGGGCATTGGCAATAGCCGCGTCACTGCCAATTTGCAGGGGGTGCCCATTGACGATGCTATCCGCATTGACGACCAGGAGGCCATAAGGGTGCTCTATCAGTTATTGTACAAGGACGGTCTATTCATGGGGGGCTCGGTTGGCATCAATGTGGGTGCAGCCGTTGCCCTTGCCAAGCAACTAGGACCCGGTCACACCATCGTAACCGTCCTGTGTGACGGTGGCGCCCGCTACCAGTCTCGTTTGTACAATCCCCAGTGGCTCAAGTCTAAGGGGTTCACCGTGCCCCAGCGTGCCAACCTTTAG
- a CDS encoding pentapeptide repeat-containing protein translates to MFLIDCHNRCPDCLHLDFRICPEVESGNDNILGLFITWKTGEQKQDILDGTGKFRIRNCQLLIEGDNLKFFPLYRQTVQGKKGAYCLLQLENNPQFEGKIGLLEIQNKPWRFTAKVVTEKSEILFTEIDGFWKHDISPNKHAILERLLAEFLFETGLKPYVCCFIFASDGGLTDRKIARGEVEELERKKEELKNIIQRVVCRRDDNFKNLAEIAKLNPARDFRGGNLIGVNLSGLNLSGGDFQYANLRGADLTDTDLSEANLQYAKLNGADLSGAYLEGANLSNANLTNASLALANLIGANLSNANLTNTNLQNTTLAQAIVKGAIFANNPGLTPEKKEELMAGGAIFV, encoded by the coding sequence ATGTTTCTAATAGACTGCCACAATCGTTGTCCTGACTGTTTACACTTAGACTTTAGGATTTGCCCCGAAGTTGAGTCGGGTAATGACAATATCCTGGGACTTTTTATTACTTGGAAAACTGGAGAGCAAAAACAGGATATTTTAGACGGAACTGGAAAATTCAGAATCAGAAATTGCCAGCTGCTAATTGAGGGCGATAATCTAAAATTTTTCCCCCTATACAGGCAGACAGTTCAAGGTAAAAAGGGAGCATATTGTCTACTACAACTGGAGAATAATCCCCAGTTTGAGGGAAAAATAGGCCTCCTAGAAATCCAGAACAAGCCATGGCGTTTTACTGCAAAAGTAGTCACAGAAAAGTCCGAGATATTATTCACAGAAATTGATGGCTTTTGGAAGCACGATATTTCTCCAAACAAGCATGCCATTCTGGAGAGACTCTTAGCTGAGTTTCTGTTTGAAACCGGACTCAAACCCTATGTATGCTGTTTTATTTTTGCCAGCGATGGAGGGTTAACTGATAGAAAAATTGCCAGAGGGGAGGTGGAGGAATTGGAGAGAAAGAAAGAGGAATTAAAAAACATAATCCAAAGGGTGGTATGCAGGAGGGATGATAATTTTAAAAACCTAGCGGAGATAGCAAAACTAAATCCGGCAAGAGACTTCCGCGGGGGGAATTTAATAGGAGTAAATCTCAGCGGTTTAAACCTGAGTGGAGGAGATTTTCAGTATGCCAATTTGCGAGGTGCCGATTTGACTGATACGGATTTATCGGAGGCAAATTTACAGTATGCTAAACTAAATGGTGCAGATTTGAGTGGCGCCTATCTGGAAGGTGCTAATCTAAGTAATGCTAATCTCACCAATGCCAGTCTAGCCTTAGCCAATCTAATTGGTGCCAATTTAAGCAATGCTAATCTCACCAATACTAATCTCCAAAATACCACTTTAGCCCAGGCCATAGTGAAAGGGGCAATATTTGCCAACAACCCCGGGTTAACACCAGAAAAAAAAGAGGAATTAATGGCAGGGGGTGCAATTTTTGTTTAG
- a CDS encoding DnaJ domain-containing protein: MLISDLKGGLFQYDVKDYYAILGMPISASPKDIRLRYLKLAYQLHPDTNQSKSREEKALASSILSKLVNPAYENLYKDKLRRECQLIFSELAYRLAPEIDRITLSSELAKKLLKETTNLDKIYKEAVEKIAQEQYQDLSKLHLKIAILSELNLVYLLRQKREELGKIMGTTPTVTVPDSTTTVARAATPSPEKQEKTPVSRLDKLIASAQKHLQENNLEAAMFDLREAVKLEPNSAMAHALLGSVYLKQGNLPYARIHINKALSLDANNPTVKQAQQELKEKDKTAAAKADAKKPDAKKDKKEDKDKKKKEPPKIFGIPLW, translated from the coding sequence ATGCTAATTTCTGATTTGAAGGGTGGCCTCTTCCAATACGATGTCAAGGACTATTATGCCATCTTGGGGATGCCTATTTCCGCCTCCCCAAAAGACATCCGTCTTCGTTATCTCAAACTAGCCTATCAACTCCACCCAGATACCAACCAGTCTAAAAGTAGGGAAGAAAAGGCACTAGCCAGCAGTATCCTCTCCAAACTGGTAAACCCTGCCTATGAAAACCTATACAAGGATAAATTGCGGAGGGAGTGTCAGTTGATATTCTCAGAATTGGCCTATAGATTGGCCCCCGAAATAGATCGTATCACCCTTAGTAGCGAATTGGCCAAAAAACTGCTTAAAGAGACTACCAATCTGGATAAAATATATAAGGAGGCTGTGGAGAAAATTGCTCAGGAGCAGTATCAGGATTTAAGCAAACTACACCTGAAGATTGCCATCCTCAGCGAGTTGAATCTGGTATATCTGTTGCGGCAAAAACGGGAGGAGTTGGGCAAAATTATGGGCACCACTCCCACTGTCACTGTCCCGGATTCTACCACAACTGTGGCCAGGGCCGCAACCCCCTCTCCCGAAAAACAGGAGAAAACCCCTGTATCCCGTCTGGATAAGTTGATTGCTAGTGCCCAAAAACATCTCCAAGAAAACAACTTGGAAGCCGCTATGTTCGACCTGCGGGAGGCTGTTAAACTAGAGCCTAATAGTGCCATGGCTCATGCCCTACTAGGAAGCGTGTATCTTAAACAGGGCAACCTCCCCTACGCCCGTATCCATATAAACAAGGCACTATCTCTAGACGCCAATAATCCTACTGTAAAACAAGCCCAACAGGAGTTGAAGGAAAAAGACAAAACCGCCGCCGCCAAAGCCGATGCCAAAAAACCAGATGCCAAAAAGGATAAGAAGGAGGATAAGGATAAGAAGAAAAAAGAACCCCCCAAGATTTTTGGTATCCCCCTGTGGTAA
- a CDS encoding inositol monophosphatase: MPMEMEKLLDIAFMAAYAGGTALLQYWGKHLDIQEKERSGDLITVVDQEAEARIIDVIRRHCDNHAILAEESGSQGRESQYLWLIDPLDGTTNYAHGYPQVAVSVGLLIEGQPKVGVVYNPIRGELWCAAEDLGATLNNKPIQVSQTHALANSLLVTGFAYDRRETDDNNYAEFCYLTHLTQGVRRSGSASLDLCDVATGRLDGYWERGLSPWDLCAGVVILQEAGGKVSAYDGSPFDLFSGRIVATNGYIHEELVRALQNTPRHPAFSFK; encoded by the coding sequence ATGCCTATGGAAATGGAAAAACTACTAGACATCGCCTTTATGGCAGCATATGCCGGTGGAACTGCTTTACTCCAATACTGGGGAAAACATCTGGATATACAAGAGAAAGAAAGAAGTGGCGACCTAATTACAGTTGTAGATCAAGAGGCGGAGGCGAGAATAATTGATGTTATAAGGCGTCACTGTGACAATCATGCTATCCTGGCAGAAGAATCCGGTAGTCAAGGTAGAGAAAGTCAGTATCTCTGGTTAATTGATCCCTTAGATGGTACCACCAATTATGCCCATGGCTATCCTCAAGTGGCAGTGTCTGTGGGTTTACTGATAGAAGGACAACCTAAGGTAGGAGTGGTGTATAATCCCATTAGGGGGGAGTTGTGGTGTGCTGCTGAGGATCTGGGTGCTACCCTAAACAATAAACCTATACAAGTCTCACAAACCCATGCCCTCGCCAACAGTCTCCTAGTAACCGGCTTTGCCTATGATAGACGGGAAACTGATGATAACAATTATGCCGAATTCTGTTACCTTACCCATCTTACCCAAGGGGTTAGAAGAAGTGGCAGTGCCTCCCTGGATTTGTGTGATGTGGCTACCGGTAGACTAGATGGTTACTGGGAAAGGGGGTTAAGTCCATGGGATTTGTGTGCCGGTGTTGTTATACTACAAGAAGCCGGTGGCAAAGTCTCTGCCTACGATGGCTCCCCTTTTGACCTATTTAGTGGTAGAATTGTGGCTACCAATGGTTATATTCACGAAGAATTAGTCCGGGCTTTACAAAACACCCCTAGGCACCCAGCCTTTTCCTTTAAATAA
- a CDS encoding phage holin family protein has product MLNFLTTLVITALSMMITSYIIPGITINNFQAALVAAFVFGIVNAIIKPILVFFTLPVTILSLGLFLFVINAICFSLVAYFTPGLRVNSFLDALFGSILVSFISSVLNSWLK; this is encoded by the coding sequence ATGTTAAACTTCTTAACGACCCTGGTTATAACTGCCCTCTCAATGATGATTACCTCCTACATAATACCAGGGATTACTATTAACAATTTTCAAGCGGCACTGGTGGCAGCATTTGTGTTTGGGATTGTAAATGCTATTATTAAACCCATACTAGTATTTTTCACCCTGCCAGTGACGATTCTCAGCTTGGGATTATTCCTGTTTGTAATAAATGCCATTTGTTTTTCCTTAGTGGCCTATTTTACCCCGGGATTAAGGGTAAACAGCTTTTTAGATGCCCTATTTGGTTCGATTCTAGTATCTTTCATTTCCAGTGTGTTGAATAGTTGGCTAAAATAA